A stretch of DNA from Actinomycetes bacterium:
AGGTTTCCAATATCATTGGAAAGGTCCCCATTATACCTTTTTACCAGGGAACTGTAAGTGAATGAGCCGTCATTGCCAAAAGAAATATCCCTGGTAACAAAGTAACGGATTGCATCCACGCCATAGTCTTCAGCCAGCTTATCAGGGTCCAGGGTTATACCCTTGGATTTAGATAACTTCTCCTGCCCCAGCAGTATCCATCCATGTATAACTACATGTTCTGGTAATTCAACCCCCAAGGACATAAGCAAAGCCGGCCATATAATAGTATGGAATTTTAATATATCTTTGCCTATGTGATGCTGATCAGCCGGCCAGTATTTTTTAAACAGATGATCATCTTTTAATCCATAGCCCAGCGCAGAAATATAGTTTATTAAAGCATCCACCCATACATAGCAGTAGTGATCGCTGTCAAAAGGAACCAGAACTCCCCAGGTAACCGTGGTCCTGGTAATACTTATATCCTTCAGGCCCTGCTTAAGCAACCCCAGAACTTCATTTCTTCTGACTTCAGGAACCACAAAATCAGGATGCTTCTCCATATATTCCACAAGCTTATCCTGGTATTTGGAAAGTTTAAAAAAGTAATTTTCTTCTTTTACCTTTTCTGTTTTCCGGCCACAATCAGGACAGTTGCCGTCGACCAGCTGTGAATCAAGGAAAAAAGTTTCACAGGGCACACAGTAATTGCCTTCATAATCATGCTTGTAAATATCTCCATTATCCTTAAGATTACTTAAAATGCTCTGTACTGCCTGTTCATGCTGTTTATCAGTGGTCCTGATAAACCCGTCATTACTTATGCCGTAGAGCTTAAGAATTCTTTTCATATCTTTTACCATATTGTCCACATAAAGCTGGGCAGACATCTGGTTTTCCTGAGCAGCCTTAAATATTTTCTGGCCGTGTTCATCAGATCCAGTTAAAAAATAGACATCCTTGCCCAGGAGCCGGTTATACCTGGCCACTACATCAGCCAGTATAAATTCATAAACCTGCCCCAGATGAAGCTTGGAATTCATATATGGTATGGCAGTAGTTATATAAAATTTTTCTTCCATGGTTTACCTCGAATCAATATATCCTAAATTTTTGTGGAAATATTATACAATGTTTGCCGGTCTATGTCATACTGGCCCCTTATTATCTTCATAGCCGCTTTCTTGGAGAGCCCTTCGGACATAAGGTCTACCAGTCTCTGCCTTATCTCCTGGTCAGTAAAGTTTTTTATAGTTTCCCCCGAACAGCCTTCTGCCACCACTACTATTTCTCCTTTCAGCTGCCTTCTTTCTAAGACTGACAGGACCTCGGATACCTTCCCCCTTATAGTTTCCTCATATACTTTGGTTAGCTCTCTGGCTATGCATACCTTTCTGTCTCCATATACCTGGTACAGATCCTTTAAAAAGTCTGCTACCCTGTGGGGAGATTCATAAAATATCAAAGTAAAGGGTAACCTTTTTAACTGCTGCAGCTTACTTTTCCTTTTAGCCTTAGCTTTGGGTACAAATCCTACAAACAGGAAACTGTCCGGGGCAAAACCTGAAAGAATCAGGGCACTCAAGGCAGCATTGGGGCCGGGAATTACGGTTAGATTTAAGTTATGCTCAATGCAATACCTTATCAGCTTATAGCCCGGATCCTGTATGGCAGGCATTCCTGATTCGGTAATCAAAGCCACATCAGTTCCCCTCTGAAGGTATCCGGCAATGGCCATAATTTTATCCTGGCTGCTAAAATCATGATAGCTGATAAGCTTCTTCCTGCCTATCTGGTACCGGTCCAGAAGTTTGCGGGCAGTCCTGGTATCCTCAGCAGCAATTACATCTACCTTACCCAGGGTGGATATAAGCCTGAAACTAGCATCTTCCATATTGCCAATAGGAGTGGCACAAACAAACAGGGTCCCTGATTTTTTTTGTTCCTCCATAAGTTTAATAAATGGTTATATTTATAAATCCCCGGTAAAGCAGTTCTGCAATATAGCCGTAGGCCAGCCAGAAAGGAAGATAGGTAATTTTTACCACTCCCTTTATGGCCCATCTTGATTTATACTCCCAAGGGCATTTGCCTATAGCCAGCTTCAGGGCATAGCCATATATAAACTCGGCAGCAAATATTATGGCCATGTAGATAAACCCCCGCCAGACAAAAGGAACCGGCAGTAAAAAATTATAAAGCGGCCCTATTATTAAACCCAGGCTGCCGTATATGGGAAACATCCATAAATATGATCGGCCCCTGAAACTTAAATCCCTGTATTTTATAAAATCATGAATCGAGGTAAAGAACACCTCGATTCCTACCCCAAAGAAACTATATAAAAGAAAAAGCAACAAATATTTCATTACTCAATCTTTTTAAACATCTCTCTGGGTCTGCCGCATACAGGGCATTTGTCCGGAGCCTGGCCTTCCACCGTATTGCCGCAGAACTGGCAAACATAAATATCGGTATCTTCATTATGGCCTAAATTATCCAAGTATTTTTTGTAAAGCCCGGCATGAATTTTTTCTACCTTATTAGCATAATTAAAACTGGCCCTAGCCTCATCTTCACCATCCTGCTTGGCATCTTCAATCATGGGAGGGTACATATCTTCAAACTCGTAGGTTTCTCCCTCTACAGCCGATTTCAGGTTGTCTTTGGTTGATTTTATGCCATCCATAGCCCTAAGGTGATTGTGAGCATGCACGGTTTCTGCATCAGCAGCTGCATTAAACAGTTTAGCTTCCTGCCCCAAGCCTTCCTCCTGGGCTTTCCGGGCAAAAGCCAAATACTTCCGGTTAGCCTGGGATTCGCCTGCAAATGCATTTTTTAGATTTTTTAAAGTCTTTTCCTTCACCATAACCTAAACCTCCTTGTATTTTACCTCATTATATATTATTAATTTTTCTAGTACTATATATTAATAATTAGTAAATTCAATTTATTGCATGTAAAATAAGGTTATGAAGCCTAAAACCAACTATAGATACACTAGGAGAATAATGGTTCCGCTGCTGATTCTGGTGCTGCTCTATTTTTTAGGCTCCCTGGGTTACATGGTTATAGAGGAGATGAGTCCCCTTGATGCCCTGTTTATGACTACCATTACTATAACCACTGTCGGTTATGAAACTGTAGAACAGCTTTCCACGCCAGGGGTAGTATTTACCATAATATTTATAATAATAGGAACCGGCCTGGCAGCCTACATGTTGATAAGTGTTGCCGACTTTATCTTATCAGAATTTTTATTAGGAAGAATGGAATCAAGAAGGATAACAAAAATGATATCGAAACTAAGAAACCACTACATTATCTGCGGCCTGGGAAGAGTAGGCCTGGAAATTGCCACCGAGCTCAGCCACAACCAGGCTGATTTTATAGTAGTTGATAATGCTCAGAAACCCATAGACATTTGTAAGGAAAATAACTGGCTGTATGTACAGGGTGATGCCTCTAATGATGACATACTTCTGGAGGCAGGAATCGAAGAAGCCAGCAGCCTGTTTGCTGCACTGGATACCGATTCTGATAATGTATATATTACTCTTTCCGCCAAATCCTTAAACCCAGATATTTTTGTAGTAGCCAGGGCTACAGCCCAGGAAACCATCAGCAAACTGGAAAAGGCAGGAGCAGACAGGGTGCTTTCTCCCCAGATTATTGGAGGCAGGAGAATGGCGGCAATGGCTATGCAGCCTCTGGTAACTGACTTTTTGGATACTATAATGGGTACAGAAAATATAGAGGTTCGACTGCTGGAAATAAGGATTGAAAATGGGTGCATCCTGGATGGAAAAACCATTAAAGATGCCAGTGAGCAATATAACCTGGGAGCATTAATTATAGCGGTTATTGAGCCCGGCAAAAAAACTACCTACAGCAAACCTGATGCAAACACTATGCTAACTTCAGGACAGAGCCTTATAGCTATTGGAACCAAGGAACAGATACAGATGCTCTCCAACCTGGCTACTGCAGACTAATGATAAAACTCCTCATGGAACATCCGGTAATCACCGGTTAAAAAGAACTGTACCCTCTCACCGATATTTACCGATTGGTCTCCTATCCGTTCCAGGTACCTGCTGACCAGTGATACGTTGGTTATAAACTTTACATATTCCTCGCTGCCGGAAATTGAGGTATATAATTTTTTTAATATCATCTTCTGTATATCATCAACCGGAGCATCTATTTTATCCAGCTTGGATGCCATCTTATAATCTTTTTTGGCAAATGATTCCAGGGACCTTTTTAGAACTGTCTGCACCAGATTGCCCATCTCCACCAGCAGGTCCAGAATCTCCTTGTCCAGAAACTTATCTTTCTGGTGGGCCAGCTTTTTTATAACCCTGGCTATATTTACTGCCAGGTCCCCAATTCTTTCCAGGTGTATAATTATTATACTGATAGAATGAAGCAGCCTTAAATCCTTGGCTACCGGTTGGTGTTCTGCCTGCAGGACTATGCTTTTTTCCTCTATTGAAATATCATATTCATCTATTTTTACGTCACCCTCTATTACTTCCTGGGCCAGATCGGGATTCATCTCTATAAGGGCCTGAATTACATTATGCACAGCCTCCTGGGCCAGGCTGCCCATCTTAAGTACATCTTCGGTTAATTCTTCTAAGTGCTGGTGAAAAGATTTTCTCATAATAGCCTCAAATCCAAATCATTTTATTTATTTTAACATCTAAACCGTTCTATTTCATTCCTTTTATCCATTCAATTTCCTGATCCTGGCCCTGGCCCTTACTGCGGTACCGGCCCCGGCAAAAATCATAACTATAAGCAACAGCACCAGAGCTGTGCCCCACTGCATATCCTCGGGAGCATCAGTGAGCTGGGTAGCCAGCACATATAAATGATAGGGCAGAGCCATAACCTGGCTGAATATGGAGTTGGGCAGATTGGGCTGGGAAAAAGCAGCCACCGTAAAAATTATGGGAGCAGTTTCCCCTGCTGCCCTGCCTATGCCTATAACCGAGCCGGTTATAATGCCCGGTAAGGCCTGTGGAAGTACCACTTTGATTATGGTCTGCCATCTGGTAGCACCCAGAGCCAGCGATGCATGCCGGTAGGTATCAGGAACGCTTTTTAAGGCTTCCTCGCTGGCAGTAATTATTACCGGCAATATTAAAAAAGCCAGGGTGAGCGAACCTGCCAGGATAGAACGGCCGAAGTTTAAAAAAATTACAAAGAAACCCAGGCCAAACAATCCATAGACCACCGATGGAACACCAGCCATATTTACGATACTCATCCTTATCATCCTGGTTAACCTGGATTTTTTGGCATATTCATTCAAATATATTGCCGAAAGGATACCTATGGGCATAGAGAATATAATGGTTCCTACTATCAGGTATATAGTTCCCATTATAGCTGGGAATATTCCTCCGTCTCTCATACCCGACCTGGGTTTCTGGGAAATAAATTCCCAGCTTAGGGAACCGGCTCCCTTGACTATCAGGTATACTATTATGCCCAGTACAAAAGCCACCACTATTATGGTTAAAAAAAGCAGCAGTCCATAAAAGAACTTCTGTACCATATACTTTTTTTTCATTTGTCTGGACCTATTCAACATCCCTTATCCTGCTTATAAATCTGTCAGATATTAAATTTATCAAGAAAGTAATAATAAACAGTATTAAGCCCACCGCAAACAAGGCTGAATAATGAAGGCCCCCCTGCACTGTTTCACCCATCTCTGCAGCAATAGTAGCAGTAATAGTCCTTACCGGCTGCAGCCATGAAAACACAATGCGGGGAGAGTTACCGGTAATCATCAATACAGTCATGGTTTCCCCTACAATTCTGCCCAGCCCCAGCATGGTAGCAGCCAGTATTCCCGAGGAGGCTGCCGGGACCACTA
This window harbors:
- a CDS encoding rubrerythrin family protein; protein product: MVKEKTLKNLKNAFAGESQANRKYLAFARKAQEEGLGQEAKLFNAAADAETVHAHNHLRAMDGIKSTKDNLKSAVEGETYEFEDMYPPMIEDAKQDGEDEARASFNYANKVEKIHAGLYKKYLDNLGHNEDTDIYVCQFCGNTVEGQAPDKCPVCGRPREMFKKIE
- a CDS encoding potassium channel protein, whose protein sequence is MKPKTNYRYTRRIMVPLLILVLLYFLGSLGYMVIEEMSPLDALFMTTITITTVGYETVEQLSTPGVVFTIIFIIIGTGLAAYMLISVADFILSEFLLGRMESRRITKMISKLRNHYIICGLGRVGLEIATELSHNQADFIVVDNAQKPIDICKENNWLYVQGDASNDDILLEAGIEEASSLFAALDTDSDNVYITLSAKSLNPDIFVVARATAQETISKLEKAGADRVLSPQIIGGRRMAAMAMQPLVTDFLDTIMGTENIEVRLLEIRIENGCILDGKTIKDASEQYNLGALIIAVIEPGKKTTYSKPDANTMLTSGQSLIAIGTKEQIQMLSNLATAD
- the metG gene encoding methionine--tRNA ligase — translated: MEEKFYITTAIPYMNSKLHLGQVYEFILADVVARYNRLLGKDVYFLTGSDEHGQKIFKAAQENQMSAQLYVDNMVKDMKRILKLYGISNDGFIRTTDKQHEQAVQSILSNLKDNGDIYKHDYEGNYCVPCETFFLDSQLVDGNCPDCGRKTEKVKEENYFFKLSKYQDKLVEYMEKHPDFVVPEVRRNEVLGLLKQGLKDISITRTTVTWGVLVPFDSDHYCYVWVDALINYISALGYGLKDDHLFKKYWPADQHHIGKDILKFHTIIWPALLMSLGVELPEHVVIHGWILLGQEKLSKSKGITLDPDKLAEDYGVDAIRYFVTRDISFGNDGSFTYSSLVKRYNGDLSNDIGNLVSRTVTMIKKFSEGKVPNRPEDSAGFEQEWQKVKDEYIENMNNFKFSDCLIGLWDFINKANKYIEDTQPWSLAKSSSNQDKKQLDAVLYQLVEAIRLSAVLVSPFMPHIGQRILGQFGIEDKVEDLTLDTHGSWGSYIGGTPIGEKEILFPRIKED
- the pstA gene encoding phosphate ABC transporter permease PstA, giving the protein MKKKYMVQKFFYGLLLFLTIIVVAFVLGIIVYLIVKGAGSLSWEFISQKPRSGMRDGGIFPAIMGTIYLIVGTIIFSMPIGILSAIYLNEYAKKSRLTRMIRMSIVNMAGVPSVVYGLFGLGFFVIFLNFGRSILAGSLTLAFLILPVIITASEEALKSVPDTYRHASLALGATRWQTIIKVVLPQALPGIITGSVIGIGRAAGETAPIIFTVAAFSQPNLPNSIFSQVMALPYHLYVLATQLTDAPEDMQWGTALVLLLIVMIFAGAGTAVRARARIRKLNG
- the phoU gene encoding phosphate signaling complex protein PhoU, which encodes MRKSFHQHLEELTEDVLKMGSLAQEAVHNVIQALIEMNPDLAQEVIEGDVKIDEYDISIEEKSIVLQAEHQPVAKDLRLLHSISIIIIHLERIGDLAVNIARVIKKLAHQKDKFLDKEILDLLVEMGNLVQTVLKRSLESFAKKDYKMASKLDKIDAPVDDIQKMILKKLYTSISGSEEYVKFITNVSLVSRYLERIGDQSVNIGERVQFFLTGDYRMFHEEFYH
- the rsmI gene encoding 16S rRNA (cytidine(1402)-2'-O)-methyltransferase, which gives rise to MEEQKKSGTLFVCATPIGNMEDASFRLISTLGKVDVIAAEDTRTARKLLDRYQIGRKKLISYHDFSSQDKIMAIAGYLQRGTDVALITESGMPAIQDPGYKLIRYCIEHNLNLTVIPGPNAALSALILSGFAPDSFLFVGFVPKAKAKRKSKLQQLKRLPFTLIFYESPHRVADFLKDLYQVYGDRKVCIARELTKVYEETIRGKVSEVLSVLERRQLKGEIVVVAEGCSGETIKNFTDQEIRQRLVDLMSEGLSKKAAMKIIRGQYDIDRQTLYNISTKI